One window of the Streptomyces sp. NBC_00259 genome contains the following:
- a CDS encoding LLM class F420-dependent oxidoreductase — protein sequence MRLGINLGYWGAGMDSDNLAVAQEADRLGYDVCWAAEAYGSDAPTVLAWVAAQTESIDVGSAILQIPARQPAMTAMTAATLDSLSGGRFRLGLGVSGPQVSEGWYGVTFDKPLSRTREYVEIVRRAMTRERLSYEGEHWTLPLPGGPGKPIKLTVHPQREHIPLYIAAIGPKNLEQTGEIADGALLIFPSADHLEETAIRHLRAGREKAGKTMDGFDVCPTVPLAVGDDVKGLADMFRPYTALYVGGMGSRKQNFYNQLAQRMGYEQEATEIQDKYLSGDKEGAAAAVPHELIDSTTLLGSVERIADRMQAYAAAGVTTLTLAPAGFTLDERLAALRAGTEALERSGLA from the coding sequence ATGCGGCTCGGCATCAATCTCGGCTACTGGGGCGCGGGGATGGACAGCGACAATCTCGCCGTCGCCCAGGAGGCGGACCGCCTCGGCTACGACGTCTGCTGGGCCGCCGAGGCCTACGGCTCCGACGCCCCGACCGTCCTCGCCTGGGTCGCCGCCCAGACCGAGAGCATCGACGTCGGCTCGGCGATCCTCCAGATCCCCGCCCGCCAGCCCGCGATGACGGCGATGACCGCCGCCACCCTCGACTCGCTCTCCGGCGGGCGCTTCCGCCTCGGCCTCGGCGTCTCGGGGCCGCAGGTCTCCGAGGGCTGGTACGGCGTCACGTTCGACAAGCCCCTCTCCCGCACCCGTGAGTACGTCGAGATCGTCCGCCGGGCGATGACCCGCGAGCGGCTGTCGTACGAGGGCGAGCACTGGACCCTCCCGCTGCCCGGCGGCCCCGGCAAGCCCATCAAGCTGACCGTCCACCCGCAGCGCGAGCACATCCCGCTGTACATCGCCGCCATCGGCCCCAAGAACCTGGAGCAGACCGGCGAGATCGCCGACGGCGCCCTGCTGATCTTCCCCTCCGCCGACCATCTGGAGGAGACCGCGATCCGCCACCTCCGCGCGGGCCGTGAGAAGGCCGGGAAGACCATGGACGGCTTCGACGTGTGCCCGACCGTGCCGCTCGCCGTGGGCGACGACGTCAAGGGCCTCGCCGACATGTTCCGCCCGTACACCGCGCTGTACGTCGGCGGCATGGGCAGCCGCAAGCAGAACTTCTACAACCAGCTCGCCCAGCGCATGGGCTACGAGCAGGAAGCCACGGAGATCCAGGACAAGTACCTGTCCGGCGACAAGGAGGGCGCCGCCGCGGCCGTACCGCACGAGCTGATCGACTCCACGACGCTGCTCGGTTCCGTCGAGCGGATCGCGGACCGGATGCAGGCGTACGCGGCGGCGGGGGTCACGACCCTCACACTCGCCCCGGCCGGCTTCACGCTCGACGAGCGCCTCGCGGCCCTGCGGGCCGGCACCGAGGCCCTGGAGCGCTCCGGGCTGGCGTGA
- a CDS encoding ferritin-like domain-containing protein, which produces MLSARSLFQEILDNDDSYQLFCSIAASGEAQGGWENGRIAALVPDSMRDLAPKITRHGADEDKHGRIFNGLLKKRGLDPVDVPPETDYTMLLEQRGIGLAHEKLRRDQRLTEKDIVVYLSHSRVTEQRAADQMDMLVRFFGDHPEVGKAIKQICADEDNHLAYCHEELLRLAYAGHGRAIHTTLRECALTEIAIYRDVSLAVMSHMGRILKWPRPKSAALAAGIHAMYALERAGGWRRMVSLKMPERRDALGGPATTAPAF; this is translated from the coding sequence ATGCTCTCGGCCCGGAGTCTTTTCCAGGAGATCCTCGACAACGACGATTCCTACCAGCTCTTCTGCTCGATCGCGGCCAGTGGCGAGGCCCAGGGCGGCTGGGAGAACGGCCGTATCGCCGCCCTCGTCCCCGACAGCATGCGCGACCTCGCCCCGAAGATCACCCGGCACGGCGCCGACGAGGACAAGCACGGCCGGATCTTCAACGGCCTGCTGAAGAAGCGCGGCCTCGACCCGGTCGACGTACCGCCCGAGACCGACTACACGATGCTGCTGGAGCAGCGGGGCATCGGACTCGCCCACGAGAAGCTCCGTCGTGACCAGCGGCTCACCGAGAAGGACATCGTCGTCTACCTCTCGCACAGCCGCGTCACCGAGCAGCGCGCCGCCGACCAGATGGACATGCTGGTGAGGTTCTTCGGGGACCACCCCGAGGTCGGCAAGGCCATCAAGCAGATCTGCGCCGACGAGGACAACCACCTGGCCTACTGCCACGAGGAGTTGCTCCGCCTCGCCTACGCCGGCCACGGCCGCGCCATCCACACCACCCTGCGCGAGTGCGCCCTCACCGAGATCGCGATCTACCGCGACGTCAGCCTCGCCGTCATGTCCCACATGGGCAGGATCCTCAAGTGGCCGAGGCCCAAGTCCGCCGCGCTCGCCGCCGGCATCCACGCCATGTACGCCCTGGAGCGCGCGGGCGGCTGGCGGCGCATGGTCTCCCTCAAGATGCCGGAGCGGCGCGACGCGCTGGGCGGTCCCGCGACCACGGCACCCGCCTTCTAG
- a CDS encoding DUF3090 domain-containing protein, translated as MSRQVFLYDPPERFVAGTVGLPGRRTFFLQAAAGGRVTSVALEKTQVAALAERIDELLDEVVRRTGGNAPVPAVAPTDIADTAPLDAPVEEEFRVGTMALAWDGEEQRMIVEAQALVELDADSEEDLAEAEERLLQDEENGPPMLRVRLTGAQARAFAKRALDVVNAGRPPCPLCSLPLDPEGHVCPRQNGYRRGA; from the coding sequence GTGTCCCGTCAGGTATTCCTGTACGACCCGCCGGAGCGCTTCGTGGCCGGTACGGTCGGGCTGCCTGGACGTCGTACGTTCTTCCTGCAGGCTGCCGCAGGGGGGCGGGTGACGAGCGTCGCCCTGGAGAAGACACAGGTGGCCGCGCTCGCCGAGCGGATCGACGAACTGCTGGACGAGGTCGTGCGGCGCACCGGCGGCAACGCCCCCGTCCCGGCCGTCGCCCCCACCGACATCGCCGACACCGCTCCGCTCGACGCCCCGGTCGAGGAGGAGTTCCGGGTCGGCACGATGGCGCTGGCCTGGGACGGCGAGGAACAGCGCATGATCGTCGAGGCGCAGGCACTGGTCGAGCTGGACGCGGACTCCGAGGAGGACCTCGCCGAGGCCGAGGAACGGCTGTTGCAGGACGAGGAGAACGGCCCGCCGATGCTGCGCGTCCGGCTGACCGGCGCACAGGCGAGGGCCTTCGCCAAGCGCGCGCTCGATGTCGTGAACGCGGGACGGCCGCCGTGCCCGCTGTGCAGCCTGCCGCTCGACCCGGAGGGACACGTATGCCCGCGCCAGAACGGATACCGCCGCGGAGCGTGA
- the corA gene encoding magnesium/cobalt transporter CorA — protein sequence MRAVIVDCAIYREGRRTEGPDDLSDALAEARAAKNAFLWIGLYEPSEQEFDRVSSEFGLHPLAVEDALKAHQRPKLEVYDDSLFMVLKPVSYEAETDTVSADELMLFVGNCFVVTVRHGESQPLRAVRQRLEAEPHVLRHGPTAVLYAVCDTVVDHYIEVAGELQEDLEETEEAVFEPMGGDPRNTASKIYNFKRQVLEFRRATGPLVAPMTRLASASVPFVDEHSQLFFRDVNDHLTRANEQVDGLDRLLSDVLSAHLAQVGVRQNDDMRKISAWAAMAAVPTLVAGIYGMNFDHMPELRFGWGYPAVILLMALVVFGLFRLFKRRGWL from the coding sequence ATGCGCGCCGTGATCGTGGACTGCGCCATCTACCGGGAGGGTCGTCGGACCGAGGGCCCCGACGATCTCTCCGACGCGCTCGCGGAGGCCCGCGCGGCCAAGAACGCGTTTCTGTGGATCGGTCTGTACGAGCCGAGCGAGCAGGAGTTCGACCGCGTCAGCAGCGAGTTCGGGCTGCACCCGCTGGCGGTGGAGGACGCGCTCAAGGCCCATCAGCGGCCCAAGCTGGAGGTGTACGACGACTCGCTGTTCATGGTCCTCAAGCCCGTCTCGTACGAGGCGGAGACCGACACCGTCAGCGCCGACGAGCTGATGCTGTTCGTCGGCAACTGCTTCGTCGTGACGGTCCGGCACGGGGAGAGCCAGCCGCTGCGCGCGGTCCGGCAGCGGCTGGAGGCCGAACCGCACGTGCTCCGGCACGGCCCGACGGCCGTCCTGTACGCCGTGTGCGACACCGTCGTCGACCACTACATCGAGGTCGCGGGCGAGCTCCAGGAGGATCTGGAGGAGACGGAGGAGGCCGTCTTCGAGCCGATGGGCGGCGACCCCCGGAACACGGCTTCCAAGATCTACAACTTCAAGCGGCAGGTCCTGGAGTTCCGTCGGGCGACCGGGCCGCTGGTGGCGCCGATGACCCGGCTCGCGAGTGCGTCGGTGCCGTTCGTGGACGAGCACTCGCAGCTGTTCTTCCGGGACGTCAACGACCATCTGACCCGGGCCAACGAACAGGTGGACGGGCTGGACCGGCTGCTGTCGGACGTTCTGTCCGCGCATCTGGCGCAGGTGGGCGTGCGTCAGAACGACGACATGCGCAAGATCTCGGCGTGGGCGGCGATGGCCGCCGTGCCGACGCTGGTGGCGGGGATCTACGGCATGAACTTCGACCACATGCCCGAGTTGCGGTTCGGGTGGGGGTACCCGGCGGTGATCCTGCTGATGGCCCTGGTGGTGTTCGGACTGTTCCGGCTGTTCAAGCGCCGCGGCTGGCTGTAG
- a CDS encoding NPCBM/NEW2 domain-containing protein, which translates to MQSPIRMRAVVAGLLLGLLTVFAGPGGAHAEPVPTTVGDVTGFTAQGPVYRLTAGQAEARVSFVSPETFRIELAPDGGFTDPTGSDIVLPQGKPPATRWKDRGDRYELGTSKVTLRAYKSPLRFALHRADGTLLWAETKGLTWTGDRTTQTLARGADEQFYGAGMQNGRGNTSHRGKTVEVGVDYNWNDGGHPNSVPFYLSSAGYGVYRNTYAPNTYVFGEPVTTTAQEQRFDAYYFAGPGAKDVIGQYTKLTGKPFMPPVYGLEIGDADCYLHNANRGERHTLDALKVADGYVEHDMPNGWMLVNDGYGCGYENLAETAQGLQQRKMQLGLWTEDGLDKLADQVKAGQRVAKLDVAWVGAGYKFALDGCKDAYAGIEANSTARGFTWAPESWSGAQRCGVQWSGDQAGSWEYIRWQIPTYAGASMSGLAYTTGDVDGIFGGSPQTYTRDLQWKMFLPVTMTMDGWAASDKQPFRYGEPYTSINRDYLKLHESLLPYIYSYAHEATKTGVGLARPLVLEYPDDPKAATDAAKYEFLSGEDFLVAPVYQDAAERDGIYLPKGTWIDYWSGRTYEGPTTVDDYSAPLDTLPLFVRAGATVPMWPGGIRSYADRGAGSPLAWDIYPQGSSSFTLYEDDGVTREHRSGKYATQRADVDAPKRGAGDVTVRIGASRGTFNGKSHARPYNFTVHTADSPSSVELNGRDLPRLSGRAAFDAAGQGWWYDRDDRGGVVKVKTAALPTDRGFELELEDTAAVGGAVPGSAAVVAAPAGQELAAGTPGKVAVDVTAGARDATDVSVSLDTPAGWQVTPAASVDRIPAGTTRRVEVAVTPARDAEPGEATLTATARYRAAGEPRTAVQRFAAGVMPPPPSGDVWASDLVWLTSTNGWGPPERDRSNGESGASDGHTLTLAGQTYEKGIGAHADSDIEVYLGGRCTTFTADTGIDDEINGYGEVAFSVEADGEVLWTSPKVTGASATVPAEVDVTGARHVRLKVTDTNGSKSGDHADWAGARFRCG; encoded by the coding sequence ATGCAATCACCAATACGCATGAGAGCGGTGGTCGCCGGGCTGCTGCTCGGTCTCCTCACGGTGTTCGCAGGACCGGGCGGCGCCCATGCCGAGCCGGTCCCCACCACTGTCGGGGACGTCACCGGCTTCACCGCCCAAGGACCCGTCTACCGGCTGACGGCAGGCCAGGCCGAGGCCCGCGTCAGCTTCGTCTCCCCGGAGACCTTCCGGATCGAACTCGCCCCGGACGGCGGATTCACCGACCCGACCGGCAGCGACATCGTGCTGCCGCAGGGCAAGCCGCCCGCCACCCGCTGGAAGGACCGTGGCGACCGCTACGAACTCGGCACGTCGAAGGTGACGTTGCGCGCCTACAAGTCACCGCTGCGATTCGCCCTCCACCGCGCCGACGGCACCCTGCTCTGGGCCGAGACCAAGGGCCTGACCTGGACCGGGGACAGGACGACCCAGACCCTCGCACGAGGCGCCGACGAACAGTTCTACGGCGCCGGCATGCAGAACGGCCGGGGCAACACCTCGCACCGCGGCAAGACCGTCGAGGTCGGCGTCGACTACAACTGGAACGACGGCGGCCACCCCAACTCCGTGCCGTTCTACCTCTCCTCGGCCGGCTACGGCGTCTACCGCAACACCTACGCCCCCAACACCTATGTCTTCGGCGAGCCGGTGACCACCACCGCCCAGGAACAGCGCTTCGACGCCTACTACTTCGCGGGCCCCGGCGCCAAGGACGTGATCGGGCAGTACACGAAGCTCACGGGCAAGCCCTTCATGCCGCCCGTCTACGGCCTGGAGATCGGCGACGCCGACTGCTACCTCCACAACGCCAACCGCGGCGAACGCCACACCCTCGACGCGCTGAAGGTCGCCGACGGCTACGTCGAGCACGACATGCCCAACGGCTGGATGCTCGTCAACGACGGCTACGGCTGCGGCTACGAGAACCTCGCCGAGACCGCCCAGGGCCTCCAGCAGCGCAAGATGCAGCTCGGCCTGTGGACCGAGGACGGCCTCGACAAGCTCGCCGACCAGGTCAAGGCCGGCCAGCGGGTCGCCAAGCTCGACGTCGCCTGGGTCGGCGCGGGCTACAAGTTCGCCCTGGACGGCTGCAAGGACGCCTACGCCGGCATCGAGGCCAACAGCACGGCCCGCGGCTTCACCTGGGCCCCCGAGAGCTGGTCGGGCGCCCAGCGCTGCGGCGTCCAGTGGTCCGGCGACCAGGCCGGCAGCTGGGAGTACATCCGCTGGCAGATCCCGACCTACGCGGGCGCGTCCATGTCCGGACTCGCCTACACCACCGGTGACGTCGACGGAATCTTCGGCGGCAGCCCCCAGACCTACACCCGCGACCTGCAGTGGAAGATGTTCCTCCCGGTCACCATGACCATGGACGGCTGGGCCGCCAGCGACAAGCAGCCCTTCCGGTACGGCGAGCCGTACACCTCGATCAACCGCGACTACCTCAAGCTCCACGAGTCGTTGCTGCCGTACATCTACTCGTACGCCCACGAGGCGACGAAGACCGGCGTCGGCCTCGCCCGCCCGCTCGTCCTGGAGTACCCGGACGACCCGAAGGCCGCGACGGACGCCGCCAAGTACGAGTTCCTGAGCGGTGAGGACTTCCTCGTCGCACCCGTCTACCAGGACGCCGCCGAGCGCGACGGAATCTACCTGCCGAAGGGCACGTGGATCGACTACTGGAGCGGACGCACCTACGAGGGCCCCACCACGGTCGACGACTACAGCGCACCGCTGGACACCCTCCCGCTGTTCGTCCGGGCCGGCGCCACCGTCCCGATGTGGCCCGGCGGGATCCGCTCGTACGCCGACCGCGGCGCCGGCTCCCCGCTCGCCTGGGACATCTACCCGCAGGGATCGTCGTCGTTCACGCTCTACGAGGACGACGGCGTGACGCGCGAGCACCGCTCGGGGAAGTACGCCACCCAGCGTGCCGACGTCGACGCCCCGAAGCGCGGGGCGGGGGACGTGACCGTACGGATCGGCGCGAGCCGTGGCACGTTCAACGGCAAGAGTCACGCGCGACCGTACAACTTCACCGTTCACACCGCGGATTCACCGAGCTCGGTCGAGCTGAACGGCCGTGATCTGCCGAGGCTGAGCGGCAGGGCGGCCTTCGACGCGGCCGGACAGGGCTGGTGGTACGACCGCGACGACCGCGGCGGCGTCGTGAAGGTGAAGACCGCGGCGCTGCCCACCGACCGCGGCTTCGAGCTGGAACTGGAGGACACCGCGGCGGTCGGCGGAGCCGTCCCCGGCTCCGCGGCCGTCGTCGCCGCCCCGGCCGGTCAGGAACTGGCCGCCGGCACGCCGGGCAAGGTCGCCGTCGATGTCACCGCGGGCGCCCGTGACGCCACGGACGTCTCGGTCTCGCTGGACACACCGGCGGGCTGGCAGGTGACGCCCGCGGCGAGCGTGGACCGCATCCCCGCGGGGACGACCAGGCGGGTCGAGGTCGCCGTCACCCCCGCCCGGGACGCCGAGCCCGGCGAGGCGACGCTCACCGCAACCGCCCGCTACCGGGCGGCCGGTGAGCCACGCACCGCCGTGCAGCGGTTCGCGGCCGGGGTGATGCCGCCGCCGCCGTCCGGCGACGTCTGGGCGAGCGATCTGGTGTGGCTGACGTCCACCAACGGCTGGGGCCCACCCGAACGCGACCGCAGCAACGGGGAATCGGGCGCGAGTGACGGACATACGCTCACCCTCGCCGGCCAGACCTACGAGAAGGGCATCGGGGCGCACGCCGACTCCGACATCGAGGTCTATCTCGGTGGCCGCTGCACCACGTTCACCGCGGACACCGGTATCGACGACGAGATCAACGGATACGGCGAAGTCGCGTTCTCCGTCGAGGCGGACGGCGAGGTGCTGTGGACCTCGCCGAAGGTCACCGGCGCCTCGGCGACCGTACCGGCCGAGGTCGACGTCACCGGGGCGCGGCACGTCCGTCTGAAGGTGACCGACACCAACGGCTCCAAGTCCGGTGACCACGCGGACTGGGCGGGCGCACGGTTCCGCTGCGGCTGA
- a CDS encoding histidine phosphatase family protein: MATLILVRHGRSTANTAGLLAGWTPGVALDDRGTAQAAALPARLAGLELAAAVTSPLQRCLETLQPLLDARPGLPLHTDERIGECHYGEWSGRKLAELADEPLMEVVQRHPSAATFPGGESMRAMQTRAVDAVRDWNARVEQEHGEDAAFLMCSHGDIIKSLVADALGMHLDLFQRIHVEPCSVTAIRYTRLRPFLLRLGDTGDLGALRPRASATEPPEGGPDGAAVVGGGAGAP; the protein is encoded by the coding sequence ATGGCCACGTTGATCCTCGTACGCCACGGTCGGTCCACCGCCAACACCGCGGGGCTGCTCGCGGGCTGGACACCCGGGGTCGCCCTCGACGACCGCGGCACCGCGCAGGCCGCCGCGCTGCCCGCAAGGCTGGCCGGGCTGGAACTCGCCGCCGCCGTCACCAGCCCGCTGCAGCGCTGCCTGGAGACCCTGCAGCCGCTCCTCGACGCACGGCCCGGACTGCCGCTGCACACCGACGAGCGGATCGGCGAGTGCCACTACGGCGAATGGTCCGGCCGCAAACTCGCCGAACTCGCCGACGAACCGCTGATGGAGGTCGTCCAGCGCCACCCCTCCGCGGCGACCTTCCCCGGCGGCGAGTCGATGCGGGCCATGCAGACTCGCGCCGTCGACGCCGTACGCGACTGGAACGCCCGCGTCGAGCAGGAGCACGGCGAGGACGCCGCCTTTCTGATGTGCTCGCACGGAGACATCATCAAGTCCCTCGTGGCGGACGCTCTCGGGATGCACCTCGACCTCTTCCAGCGCATCCACGTCGAACCGTGCTCGGTGACCGCGATCCGCTACACCCGGCTGCGGCCCTTCCTTCTCCGGCTCGGCGACACCGGCGACCTCGGGGCGCTCAGGCCCCGCGCGAGCGCCACCGAGCCGCCCGAGGGCGGCCCCGACGGGGCGGCTGTGGTCGGTGGCGGCGCGGGAGCACCGTGA
- a CDS encoding SCO1664 family protein: MPAPERIPPRSVTALDPALDLLSHGELTVRGRIGEASNAVLYCSVSLDGQEAHCVYKPVAGERPLWDFPDGTLAQREVAAYELSEATGWGLVPPTVLRDGPYGEGMCQLWIEADPAEGLLALVDGEEPEDGWKAVGFAEVGEGRTALLVHADDPRLRRLAVLDAVINNGDRKGGHLLPAPDGRLYAIDHGVTFNVDDKLRTLLWGWAGESLTEEAVTVLAALDTALDDGAPLAVRLAELITAEEVAAVRGRVRTLRETARHPVPSGGWPAIPWPPV; this comes from the coding sequence ATGCCCGCGCCAGAACGGATACCGCCGCGGAGCGTGACCGCGCTCGACCCGGCGCTCGACCTGCTCTCCCACGGCGAGCTCACGGTGCGCGGCCGTATCGGCGAGGCGTCGAACGCGGTGCTGTACTGCTCCGTCTCGCTCGACGGCCAGGAGGCGCACTGCGTCTACAAGCCCGTCGCCGGTGAGCGTCCGCTGTGGGACTTCCCCGACGGCACGCTGGCCCAGCGGGAAGTCGCCGCGTACGAACTGTCCGAGGCGACCGGATGGGGACTCGTCCCGCCGACCGTGCTCCGCGACGGGCCCTACGGCGAGGGCATGTGCCAGCTGTGGATCGAGGCCGACCCCGCGGAGGGACTGCTCGCGCTCGTCGACGGCGAGGAGCCGGAGGACGGCTGGAAGGCGGTCGGCTTCGCGGAGGTCGGGGAGGGCCGCACGGCGCTCCTCGTGCACGCCGACGACCCGCGGCTGCGCAGGCTCGCCGTGCTCGACGCGGTGATCAACAATGGTGACCGCAAGGGCGGACACCTGCTCCCCGCGCCGGACGGGCGGCTGTACGCGATCGACCACGGTGTGACCTTCAACGTGGACGACAAGCTGCGGACGCTGCTGTGGGGATGGGCCGGGGAGTCCCTGACCGAGGAGGCCGTCACGGTCCTCGCGGCCCTCGACACGGCACTGGACGACGGTGCCCCGCTCGCCGTCCGGCTCGCGGAGCTGATCACCGCCGAGGAAGTGGCCGCCGTACGGGGCCGGGTCCGTACCCTCCGCGAGACGGCCCGCCACCCCGTACCCTCCGGCGGCTGGCCCGCGATTCCCTGGCCGCCCGTCTAG
- a CDS encoding aldo/keto reductase: MEQRHLGRTGLRVSRIGLGTLTWGRDTGEHDAADQLKAFWDAGGTLVDTADVYGGGEAEYLLGQLVERLVPRRDLVIATKAGSVLDPARRFDGSRGHLLAALDASLERLGTDHVDLWQIHGFDPHTPLEETLQALDTAVSSGRARYAGVSGFCGWQLAKAATWQLGAPDIRTRLAGTQMEYSLLQRGVEREVLPAALDLGIGLLPSSPLGRGVLTGKYRHATPADSRGGSEQLAAFVEPYLDEAASRIVDAVVTAADGLATTPLEVALAWVRDRPGVVAPIVGARNAQQLTAALSVEGLSLPDEICQALDDVSAPVHRYPDQDWSTL, translated from the coding sequence ATGGAGCAGAGGCATCTCGGCCGTACGGGCCTTCGTGTGTCCCGGATCGGGCTCGGCACCCTGACGTGGGGGCGGGACACCGGCGAGCACGACGCCGCCGACCAGTTGAAGGCCTTCTGGGACGCGGGCGGCACGCTGGTCGACACGGCGGACGTGTACGGCGGCGGGGAGGCCGAGTATCTGCTCGGGCAGCTCGTGGAGCGGCTCGTGCCGAGGCGCGATCTGGTCATCGCCACGAAGGCGGGCAGCGTGCTCGATCCGGCCCGGCGCTTCGACGGCTCGCGCGGTCATCTGCTGGCGGCCCTCGACGCGTCGCTGGAGCGGCTCGGCACGGACCACGTGGACCTGTGGCAGATCCACGGCTTCGATCCGCACACCCCGCTGGAGGAGACACTCCAGGCACTCGACACGGCGGTGAGCAGCGGCCGTGCGCGATACGCGGGGGTGTCGGGCTTCTGCGGCTGGCAGCTCGCGAAGGCGGCCACCTGGCAGCTCGGTGCCCCGGACATACGGACCCGCCTGGCCGGCACACAGATGGAGTACTCGCTGCTGCAGCGCGGCGTCGAGCGGGAGGTGCTGCCCGCGGCGCTGGACCTGGGGATCGGTCTGCTTCCGTCGTCGCCGCTGGGGCGCGGGGTGCTCACCGGCAAGTACCGGCACGCGACACCGGCGGACTCGCGCGGGGGCTCGGAGCAGCTGGCGGCCTTCGTCGAGCCGTATCTGGACGAGGCGGCGAGCCGGATCGTGGACGCGGTCGTCACGGCCGCGGACGGGCTGGCGACGACTCCGCTGGAGGTCGCGCTCGCCTGGGTCCGCGACCGCCCGGGGGTGGTGGCCCCGATCGTCGGCGCGCGCAACGCACAGCAGCTCACGGCGGCGTTGTCAGTGGAGGGTCTTAGTCTTCCTGACGAGATCTGCCAGGCGCTCGACGATGTGTCGGCGCCCGTGCACCGCTATCCCGATCAGGACTGGAGCACGCTGTGA
- the mshC gene encoding cysteine--1-D-myo-inosityl 2-amino-2-deoxy-alpha-D-glucopyranoside ligase — translation MHAWPASEVPALPGTGRDLRIHDTATGGLVTLDPGPVARIYVCGITPYDATHLGHAATYNAFDLVQRVWLDTKRQVHYVQNVTDVDDPLLERAVRDGQDWTELAERETALFREDMTALRMLPPQHYIGAVEAIPGIVPLVERLRDAGAAYELDGDVYFSVESDPHFGEVSRYGPDLMRELSAERGGDPDRPGKKNPLDPMLWMAAREGEPSWDGASLGRGRPGWHIECVAIALDHLGMGFDVQGGGSDLAFPHHEMGASHAQALTGEHPFAKAYVHAGMVALNGEKMSKSKGNLVFVSALRRDGVDPAAIRLALLSHHYRADWEWTDEVLQEAVARLGRWRAAVSRPDGPSADALVEEIREALADDLDAPAALAAVDRWTERQRTEGGTDEGAPGLVSRAVDSLLGVAL, via the coding sequence ATGCATGCCTGGCCCGCTTCTGAGGTCCCCGCCCTGCCCGGCACGGGCCGCGACCTCCGGATCCACGACACCGCGACCGGCGGCCTCGTCACCCTCGACCCCGGTCCCGTCGCCCGTATCTACGTCTGCGGAATCACCCCGTACGACGCGACCCACCTGGGTCACGCGGCGACCTACAACGCGTTCGACCTCGTTCAGCGCGTGTGGCTCGACACCAAGCGGCAGGTTCACTACGTCCAGAACGTCACCGACGTGGACGATCCGCTCCTCGAGCGGGCCGTCCGCGACGGACAGGACTGGACCGAGCTCGCGGAACGCGAGACCGCCCTGTTCCGCGAGGACATGACCGCCCTGCGGATGCTGCCCCCGCAGCACTACATCGGCGCCGTCGAGGCCATACCCGGAATCGTTCCGCTCGTCGAGCGGCTGCGCGACGCCGGCGCCGCGTACGAACTCGACGGCGACGTCTACTTCTCCGTGGAGTCCGACCCGCACTTCGGCGAGGTGTCGCGCTACGGCCCCGACCTGATGCGCGAGCTCTCCGCCGAGCGCGGCGGAGACCCCGACCGCCCCGGCAAGAAGAACCCGCTCGACCCGATGCTGTGGATGGCGGCCCGCGAGGGCGAACCGAGCTGGGACGGCGCCTCCCTGGGACGCGGCCGGCCCGGCTGGCACATCGAGTGCGTGGCCATCGCCCTCGACCACCTCGGCATGGGCTTCGACGTCCAGGGCGGCGGCTCCGATCTCGCCTTCCCGCACCACGAGATGGGCGCCTCGCACGCCCAGGCCCTCACCGGCGAGCACCCGTTCGCCAAGGCCTACGTGCACGCAGGCATGGTCGCCCTGAACGGCGAGAAGATGTCCAAGTCCAAGGGCAACCTCGTCTTCGTCTCCGCGCTGCGCCGCGACGGCGTCGACCCGGCCGCCATCCGGCTGGCGCTGCTGTCCCACCACTACCGTGCCGACTGGGAGTGGACCGACGAGGTCCTCCAGGAGGCCGTGGCCCGCCTCGGACGCTGGCGTGCCGCCGTCTCCCGGCCTGACGGGCCGTCCGCGGACGCCCTCGTCGAGGAGATCCGCGAGGCACTCGCCGACGACCTGGACGCTCCCGCCGCGCTGGCCGCCGTCGACCGCTGGACCGAGCGCCAGCGGACCGAGGGCGGTACGGACGAGGGCGCACCCGGTCTCGTGTCGCGGGCCGTGGACTCCCTGCTCGGCGTCGCCCTGTAG